Proteins encoded together in one Mus pahari chromosome 9, PAHARI_EIJ_v1.1, whole genome shotgun sequence window:
- the LOC110326423 gene encoding olfactory receptor 6C65-like — MSNKTSITEFILLGLTDDPELQIVIFFFLLATYLLSVSGNMTIITLTLSNVHLKTPMYFFLRNFSFLEILFTTVCIPRFLISIATGNTAISYNACMAQVFFLIFLGATEFFLLAAMSYDRYVAICKPLHYTAIINNKVCIQLVIASWSAGFLIVFPPVIMGLQLEFCDSNIIDHFTCDSSPMLQIACTDTKILELMAFFLAVFTLIVTLALVILSYTLILRTILKIPSAEQRKKAFSTCSSHMIVVSISYGSCIFMYVKTSAREGVVLSKGVAMLNTSVAPMLNPFIYTLRNQQVKQAFKDFTRKLLASKKH; from the coding sequence ATGTCAAATAAGACATCAATCACAGAATTTATTCTTCTGGGACTTACAGATGACCCAGAGTTACAAATTGTGATATTCTTCTTCTTGCTGGCCACATACTTACTGAGTGTAAGTGGAAACATGACCATCATTACCCTGACACTGTCTAATGTTCACTTGAAAAcccccatgtatttcttcctcaggaatttttccttcttagaaattttatttacaacAGTCTGCATTCCGAGATTTCTGATCAGCATTGCTACAGGGAATACAGCTATTTCCTATAATGCCTGCATGGCACAAGtattttttttgatatttctgGGAGCGACAGAATTTTTTCTACTGGCTGCAATGTCCTATGATCgttatgtggccatctgtaaACCTCTGCACTATACAGCTATCATTAACAACAAAGTGTGTATTCAACTTGTAATTGCCTCTTGGTCAGCCGGATTCCTCATTGTTTTTCCCCCTGTAATCATGGGCCTTCAGCTGgagttctgtgactctaacaTCATAGATCACTTCACTTGTGACTCTTCTCCCATGCTGCAGATTGCTTGCACAGATACAAAGATTCTCGAGCTGATGGCATTTTTCTTAGCAGTATTTACTCTCATAGTAACATTGGCCTTGGTCATTCTGTCCTACACACTCATCCTTAGAACAATTCTGAAGATACCTTCTGCAGAGCAAAGGAAAAAGGCCTTTTCCACTTGTTCCTCCCACATGATTGTGGTTTCCATTTCATATGGAAgctgtatttttatgtatgtaaaaaCATCTGCCAGAGAAGGTGTGGTGCTAAGCAAAGGAGTTGCCATGCTCAACACCTCAGTAGCACCCATGCTGAATCCCTTCATTTACACCCTAAGAAACCAGCAAGTCAAACAGGCATTCAAGGACTTCACAAGAAAATTACTGGCATCAAAGAAGCACTGA